One Primulina huaijiensis isolate GDHJ02 chromosome 8, ASM1229523v2, whole genome shotgun sequence genomic region harbors:
- the LOC140982100 gene encoding glutathione S-transferase T3-like gives MWILALRVEKRSTWKKVEDEVLARSFVTITDDPIIGNDQKAEAFWRCVASYYNDNRPAGTPNRSASVIRSHWHNTIQKKLYRFNANYNSIYSAYHSGHNDENILRLVYEKYREENNGITFNLEHVWRIVKDRPMFTPQPVDHLVCTKKARTSESGASNMNKEENRPMGQKAAKKNGKGKTRSDMECMITNLDNMFAKFTEYTSMKKA, from the coding sequence ATGTGGATTCTGGCGCTGAGGGTAGAAAAAAGGTCAACCTGGAAAAAAGTTGAAGACGAGGTCTTAGCGAGATCGTTTGTCACTATCACCGATGACCCAATCATCGGCAATGATCAAAAAGCGGAAGCTTTCTGGAGATGTGTTGCAAGCTACTACAATGACAATCGTCCCGCAGGTACACCAAATAGAAGTGCAAGTGTCATACGATCGCACTGGCACAATAccatccaaaaaaaattatatcgaTTCAATGCAAATTACAATAGCATTTATAGTGCATATCATAGCGGTCACAATGATGAGAATATACTACGGCTTGTGTATGAAAAATATCGCGAGGAAAATAACGGAATCACATTTAATCTCGAGCATGTGTGGAGAATCGTAAAAGATCGTCCAATGTTTACTCCACAGCCCGTTGATCACCTTGTTTGCACGAAGAAAGCAAGAACCTCGGAGTCTGGAGCAAGCAACatgaacaaagaagaaaatcgtCCAATGGGTCAGAAGGCtgcaaaaaaaaatggaaaaggcAAAACGAGATCGGACATGGAGTGTATGATAACAAACTTAGACAATATGTTTGCAAAGTTTACTGAGTATACAAGTATGAAAAAAGCTTAA
- the LOC140982615 gene encoding probable protein phosphatase 2C 33, translated as MGSCLSGESRGSPLPGSPIGVRKRKGSKRRLGSRNSSFDFRAEERLHRTPGRLFLNGSSEIASLFTQQGKKGTNQDAMIVWENFGSRTDTVFCGVFDGHGPYGHLVAKQVRDDLPLKLSAHWEVNIKSDEVLREVSLNTAGCLCSEENSFVSADEEARASIDVDETGKTSEVFQTLKDSFLKAFKVMDRELRMYASIDCFCSGTTAVTLVKQGRDLVIGNVGDSRAVLGTRDENNALVAVQLTVDLKPNLPAEEERIRKCKGRVFSLQDEPEVSRVWLPNNDSPGLAMARAFGDFCLKDFGLISVPEIFYRRITDKDEFIVLATDGIWDVLSNQDVVDIVASCPTRSHSSRTLVESAVRCWRSKYPTSKVDDCAVVCLFLDSNETVLSTSKSKENIPSPETSPTGLNRSGTVRTGNEALESGDGEGPEAAAEGDQTGNKGTGREWLALEGVSRVNTLLTLPRYVPGKEDKKETKAKK; from the exons ATGGGGTCCTGCTTGTCTGGTGAAAGCAGGGGCAGCCCTCTTCCTGGTTCTCCTATTGGAGTTAGAAAGAGGAAGGGGTCGAAAAGGAGACTCGGGTCTCGAAATTCATCCTTTGATTTTAGGGCAGAAGAACGACTTCATCGGACGCCTGGGCGGCTGTTCTTGAATGGTTCGAGTGAGATTGCTTCACTGTTTACCCAGCAGGGCAAGAAAGGAACCAATCAAGATGCCATGATTGTTTGGGAG AATTTTGGCTCGAGGACAGACACGGTTTTCTGTGGGGTTTTTGATGGGCATGGTCCTTACGGTCATTTGGTCGCAAAGCAAGTTCGAGATGATCTTCCTCTTAAGCTAAGTGCGCACTGGGAAGTTAATATAAAAAGCGATGAAGTTCTTAGAGAGGTCAGTTTAAATACTGCTGGTTGTTTATGCTCTGAAGAAAATTCCTTTGTTTCTGCTGATGAGGAAGCTAGAGCTTCCATTGATGTTGACGAAACTGGAAAGACTTCAGAGGTCTTTCAGACATTGAAAGATTCTTTCCTGAAGGCTTTTAAGGTTATGGATAGGGAATTGAGAATGTATGCGAGCATTGATTGCTTCTGCAGTGGAACAACGGCTGTGACTCTGGTGAAACAG GGCCGGGATCTTGTTATTGGAAATGTTGGGGACTCTAGGGCTGTATTGGGTACGAGAGATGAAAATAACGCACTTGTTGCAGTCCAATTGACTGTTGATCTCAAACCTAATCTTCCAG CTGAAGAAGAGAGGATACGCAAATGTAAAGGACGTGTTTTCTCCCTTCAGGATGAACCTGAGGTATCTAGAGTGTGGCTGCCAAACAATGACTCTCCTGGCCTTGCTATGGCACGCGCATTTGGTGATTTCTGTCTCAAGGACTTTGGTCTTATTTCGGTGCCCGAAATTTTTTACAGGCGCATCACCGATAAAGATGAGTTTATAGTATTAGCAACTGATGGG ATATGGGATGTTCTTTCGAACCAAGATGTGGTGGACATTGTCGCTTCCTGCCCCACACGTTCACACTCGTCTCGAACTCTCGTGGAGTCGGCAGTGAGGTGTTGGCGTTCCAAGTATCCAACTTCTAAGGTCGATGACTGTGCTGTTGTTTGCCTTTTCCTTGACTCAAATGAGACTGTACTTTCGACATCCAAATCCAAGGAAAATATCCCATCACCCGAAACCAGTCCAACCGGATTGAACCGTTCTGGTACAGTCAGAACTGGGAATGAGGCACTTGAATCAGGAGATGGGGAAGGTCCGGAAGCAGCAGCAGAAGGTGACCAAACGGGGAACAAAGGAACGGGAAGAGAGTGGTTGGCTCTCGAAGGCGTCTCCCGTGTAAACACGCTGCTGACCTTGCCCAGGTATGTGCCCGGCAAAGAAGACAAAAAAGAGACCAAAGCTAAGAAATAA